The following are encoded in a window of Diorhabda sublineata isolate icDioSubl1.1 chromosome 5, icDioSubl1.1, whole genome shotgun sequence genomic DNA:
- the LOC130444324 gene encoding traB domain-containing protein, protein MDNSLTNFELTESTVKIDPDTENGSGSDKSDPIEIVSLGDAESSSSKSDDDFDNNLPKTVTLLRHEKTGAKVYLIGTAHFSKESQEDVRKVITTVLPHVVVLELCSSRTNILALDEETILQEAKNIDMQKILSTIRSNGLYNGLIYLLVLNMSAYLTKEIGMAPGGEFRVAFKEASNIPNCTIHLGDRSMSITLQRALARLSWFQTVKLAWHLLTSKEPITVEDIEKCKEKDMLEQVLSDFSEQYPAFKEVFLDERDIYLTNSLQQAVQSRSKSSQEGDFEHEPIRVVGVVGMGHTPGIKKLWPTSQEHNVNSIVTIPPPSLTSKIIKRAYKITLLAFGGYLVYKFVPVPKFLKENTHIVAQKILIGLRAENNFRLSLN, encoded by the exons aattaacAGAAAGTACGGTTAAAATAGATCCGGATACGGAGAACGGTTCCGGTTCGGATAAAAGCGATCCAATAGAAATCGTAAGTTTAGGGGATGCTGAATCCTCCAGCAGTAAATCCGACGACGATTTCGATAATAATTTACCGAAAACGGTTACTCTTCTAAGACATGAAAAGACTGGCGCAAAAGTGTATCTTATCGGTACAGCACATTTCAGTAAAGAATCGCAAGAAGATGTAAGAAAA gttataacAACCGTTCTTCCACATGTagttgttctagaactttgcaGCTCTAGAACAAATATTTTAGCTTTAGACGAAGAAACTATTTTACAGGAAgccaaaaatattgatatgcaaaaaattttgaGTACAATTAGAAGTAATGGACTCTATAATGGGTTAATTTATTTACTTGTGCTCAATATGAGTGCTTATTTAACTAAAGAAATTGGTATGGCTCCCGGTGGAGAATTTAGAGTTGCTTTTAAAGAG gCTTCCAATATTCCTAATTGCACTATACACCTTGGAGACCGTTCTATGTCCATCACATTACAAAGGGCTTTGGCGAGGCTTTCGTGGTTTCAAACTGTGAAATTAGCATGGCATCTACTTACTTCAAAGGAACCTATCAC tgtagaagatatagaaaaatgtaaGGAAAAAGATATGCTGGAGCAGGTATTATCAGATTTTTCTGAACAATATCCCGCGTTCAAGGAAGTTTTTTTAGATGAAAGAGACATTTATTTGACAAATTCCTTACAACAGGCTGTCCAATCGAGATCGAAATCCTCGCAAGAAG gtgACTTTGAACACGAGCCTATACGTGTAGTGGGTGTCGTCGGTATGGGTCACACACCAGGAATTAAAAAACTTTGGCCTACGAGTCAAGAGCATAACGTAAACTCTATAGTCACGATCCCACCTCCTTCGTTAACATCTAAAATCATCAAAAGGGCTTATAAGATAACTTTATTAGCCTTCGGGGGTTATTTGGTGTACAAATTCGTTCCAGtaccaaaatttttgaaagaaaatactCATATTGTTgctcaaaaaatattgataggcTTGAGAGCCGAAAACAATTTTAGGTTAAGCTTAAACTga
- the LOC130444325 gene encoding formylglycine-generating enzyme has translation MYLYFQLPLVLILSTIKSTVPDCGCDTNRDNHCKDDSDPSFKYLKDSNEIRDNNDVINTSDMVLIEGATFEMGTNKPVFEADFEGPLRNVSVNNFYLDKYEVSNQNFYDFVKKTGYQTEAEVFGDSFIFEMCLPEEERKKYEDVRAVQAPWWIKMKGVSWKHPEGPDTTIEDKMNHPVIHVSWNDAVKYCEYLGKRLPTEAEWEMACRGGLKQKLYPWGNKLNPKGQHWTNIWQGEFPHTNTAEDGFKFTNPVDSFPPNKFGLYNMAGNVWEWTQDNWQNSPNTKVKKGGSFLCHESYCWRYRCAARSSNTKDSSASNLGFRCAADKI, from the exons aTGTACTTATATTTTCAGTTACCTCTTGTACTTATCCTAAGTACAATTAAATCTACCGTTCCAGATTGTGGATGCGATACAAACAGAGATAACCATTGTAAAGATGATTCAGATCCCAGTTTTAAATACTTAAAAGATTCAAACGAAATTAGAGACAATAACGATGTGATAAATACGTCCGATATGGTACTAATAGAAGGCGCTACGTTCGAAATGGGAACTAATAAACCAGTATTTGAAGCAGATTTCGAAGGTCCTCTTCGGAATGTTAGcgtcaataatttttatttagataaatatGAAGTTTCGAATCAAAATTTCTACGATTTCGTCAAAAAAACAGGGTATCAAACAGAGGCTGAAGTTTTCGGAGATAGTTTTATATTCGAAATGTGCCTTCCGGAAGAAGAGAGGAAAAAATATGAAGACGTTAGGGCTGTACAAGCACCTTGGTGGATAAAAATGAAAGGCGTTTCTTGGAAACATCCTGAAGGGCCTGATACTACTATCGAag ataaaatgaaTCATCCTGTAATTCACGTATCTTGGAACGATGCGGTTAAATACTGTGAATATCTAGGAAAAAGATTACCGACCGAAGCTGAATGGGAAATGGCTTGTAGGGGaggattaaaacaaaaattgtatccTTGGGGTAACAAACTCAATCCGAAAGGACAACATTg gaCGAATATATGGCAAGGCGAATTTCCACATACTAATACTGCAGAAGACGGGTTCAAATTTACTAATCCAGTTGATTCATTTCCTCCAAACAAATTCGGGTTATACAACATGGCCGGGAACGTTTGGGAATGGACACAGGATAATTGGCAAAATAGTCCT aaTACGAAGGTGAAGAAAGGTGGTTCGTTCTTATGCCACGAATCGTATTGTTGGAGGTATCGTTGCGCTGCTAGATCGTCCAATACCAAAGATAGTTCTGCTTCTAATTTGGGGTTCCGTTGTGCAGCCGACAAGATTTAA